One Elaeis guineensis isolate ETL-2024a chromosome 10, EG11, whole genome shotgun sequence genomic window carries:
- the LOC140852060 gene encoding mitochondrial pyruvate carrier 1-like isoform X1, whose protein sequence is MLLKIVTGKWTPSPPRPDRLVGLAPLPLPLALPISHTPIRLSDLVSGAGALQSSNPGFFVRFFSSPATRSRAYLIVASLSNVLLGYSVFKLFGTVNTFGHWDMGLVDTQKPPEMISGNMTAVMCVYSGLFMRFAWMVQPRNYLLLACHTSNESVQLYQLSRWAKAQGYWDKKETELQK, encoded by the exons ATGCTGCTTAAAATAGTGACGGGCAAATGGACTCCGTCTCCTCCAAGACCGGATAGGTTGGTTGGTCtcgcccctctccctctccctctcgctCTCCCGATCTCTCATACCCCAATCCGATTATCCGATCTAGTCTCTGGTGCCGGCGCCCTCCAATCCTCGAACCCTGGGTTCTTCGTTCGGTTCTTCTCCTCTCCGGCGACCCGATCTCG AGCCTACCTCATTGTGGCTTCCTTGTCTAATGTGTTGCTTGGATACTCTGTTTTCAAGTTGTTTGGAACTGTCAACACTTTCGGACACTGGGACATG GGTTTGGTCGATACGCAGAAACCTCCAGAAATGATCTCTGGCAACATGACTGCAG TCATGTGTGTGTATTCAGGACTCTTCATGAGGTTTGCATGGATGGTGCAGCCACGAAATTACCTGCTTCTAGCTTGCCATACCTCTAATGAATCTGTTCAGCTTTATCAGCTATCTCGTTGGGCAAAGGCCCAAGG atACTGGGATAAGAAAGAGACAGAGTTGCAGAAGTAA
- the LOC140852060 gene encoding mitochondrial pyruvate carrier 1-like isoform X2, with the protein MAALKAFWNSPVGPKTTHFWGPVANFSFVVAGLVDTQKPPEMISGNMTAVMCVYSGLFMRFAWMVQPRNYLLLACHTSNESVQLYQLSRWAKAQGYWDKKETELQK; encoded by the exons ATGGCGGCCTTAAAAGCTTTTTGGAACAGCCCTGTGGGCCCCAAGACAACTCATTTCTGGGGACCTGTTGCCAATTTCAGCTTCGTTGTGGCT GGTTTGGTCGATACGCAGAAACCTCCAGAAATGATCTCTGGCAACATGACTGCAG TCATGTGTGTGTATTCAGGACTCTTCATGAGGTTTGCATGGATGGTGCAGCCACGAAATTACCTGCTTCTAGCTTGCCATACCTCTAATGAATCTGTTCAGCTTTATCAGCTATCTCGTTGGGCAAAGGCCCAAGG atACTGGGATAAGAAAGAGACAGAGTTGCAGAAGTAA
- the LOC140852060 gene encoding mitochondrial pyruvate carrier 1-like isoform X3, which translates to MAALKAFWNSPVGPKTTHFWGPVANFSFVVAGLVDTQKPPEMISGNMTAVMCVYSGLFMRFAWMVQPRNYLLLACHTSNESVQLYQLSRWAKAQG; encoded by the exons ATGGCGGCCTTAAAAGCTTTTTGGAACAGCCCTGTGGGCCCCAAGACAACTCATTTCTGGGGACCTGTTGCCAATTTCAGCTTCGTTGTGGCT GGTTTGGTCGATACGCAGAAACCTCCAGAAATGATCTCTGGCAACATGACTGCAG TCATGTGTGTGTATTCAGGACTCTTCATGAGGTTTGCATGGATGGTGCAGCCACGAAATTACCTGCTTCTAGCTTGCCATACCTCTAATGAATCTGTTCAGCTTTATCAGCTATCTCGTTGGGCAAAGGCCCAAGGGTAA
- the LOC140852060 gene encoding mitochondrial pyruvate carrier 1-like isoform X4 codes for MGLVDTQKPPEMISGNMTAVMCVYSGLFMRFAWMVQPRNYLLLACHTSNESVQLYQLSRWAKAQGYWDKKETELQK; via the exons ATG GGTTTGGTCGATACGCAGAAACCTCCAGAAATGATCTCTGGCAACATGACTGCAG TCATGTGTGTGTATTCAGGACTCTTCATGAGGTTTGCATGGATGGTGCAGCCACGAAATTACCTGCTTCTAGCTTGCCATACCTCTAATGAATCTGTTCAGCTTTATCAGCTATCTCGTTGGGCAAAGGCCCAAGG atACTGGGATAAGAAAGAGACAGAGTTGCAGAAGTAA